Part of the Crossiella cryophila genome, ACCACAAGTGCCTTGACCTGGCCATGCACTCGCCGGGCCCGCTCACCGCGGGCCGGATCGCCGAACTCTCCGGCCTGTCCACCGGCGCGGTCACCGGCGTGATCGACCGGCTGGAACGCGGTGGTTTCGTCCGCAGGGTGCGCGACCCGCACGACCGGCGCAAGGTGCTGGTCGAGGTCACCACCTGCAACGAAGGCCGCTACGACCACATCTTCCACGGCCTGATCGAGGGCGTGACCGAGATCGTCGGCCGCTACCGGCCGGAGGAGGTCGAGGTGATCGTCCGGTACACCCGCGACTCCATCGACCTGATGCGCGCCCAGATCGCCAGGCTGCACAACCTGTCCTGAGTGGGGGATCATGGCGGCCGTGACCGAGACCTCGCGCTGGAACTACCTGATGGACATGGACGGCGTGCTCGTGCACGAGGAGCACCTGATCCCCGGCGCCGATGAGTTCCTCGCCGAACTCCGCGCGCACGACATCGGGTTCCTGGTGCTCACCAACAACTCCATCTACACCCCGCGTGACCTGCGGGCCCGGCTGCAGCGCACCGGGCTGGACGTGCCGGAGGCGGCCATCTGGACCTCCGCGCTGGCCACCGCCAAGTTCCTGGACTCCCAGCGCCCCAACGGCTCGGCCTACGTCATCGGCGAGGCCGGGCTGACCACCGCGCTGCACTCCATCGGCTACGTGCTCACCGACCGCGATCCGGACTACGTGGTGCTCGGCGAGACCCGCACCTACAGCTTCGAGGCCATCACCAAGGCCATCCGGCTGGTCGAGGCAGGCGCCAGGTTCATCGCGACCAACCCGGACGAGACCGGCCCGAGCCGGGAGGGCGTGCTGCCCGCGACCGGGTCGGTGGCCGCGCTGATCGAGCGGGCCACCGGCCGCGCGCCCTACTTCGTGGGCAAGCCGAACCCGCTGATGATGCGCTCCGCACTGCGTTCCATCGGCGCGCACTCCGAACGCGCGCTGATGATCGGCGACCGGATGGACACCGATGTGCGCTCCGGCCTGGAAGCCGGGCTGCACACCATCCTGGTGCTCTCCGGCATCTCCACCGTGGACACCGCGGACCGGTTCCCGTTCCGGCCCACCAGGGTGATCGACTCCATCGCGGACCTGGTCGGCAACGCGAACAACCCGTTCCCCGACGGAGTCTGACCGCGGGGCCTGGCTAATCTCGCCCGATGACCTCCGAGCTGACCATGATCGACTACCCGGCGGTGGCCGCGGCCCAGATCGCCGCGATCACCGCCGCGGTGCGTCGCCCCGATGTGCTGGACCTGCCGGTGCCCTCCTGCCCCGGCTGGACGGTGACCGAGCTGCTGACCCACGCCGGCGAGGTGTGCGTGTGGTGGACGCACGCGCTGGCCGAGGGCGGGCTGGAGCCGGAGGAGGAGGTCGTGCAGGCCATGGCCACCCCCGGCGCCGACCTGCTCGGCTGGTGGGAGGCCCGGAGCGCGGCCCTGGTCGAGGTGCTGCGGACCACCTCGCCCGAGGCGGTGGCCTGGTGCTGGTGGCGGGACGAGGAGCGGGCGCCGGTGGCCGAGGTGGCCGGGTGGGTGGCGCACGAGCTGCTGACGCACCGCTGGGACGCGGAGAACGCGGTCGGCACGGCGGCCCCGGTGCCAGCCGAGCTGGGCGTGGCCGGGATCGCCGAGTTCGCCCTCCGGATGCTGCCTGCCCAGGAGGCGAGCTGGGCGGAGTCCACCGGGCTGATCCGGTTGCACGCCACCGACCTGGACCGGACCTGGGACTTCCGCGCGGACCAGGACGGCCCGCGGCTGCTGGCCGAACCCGGCGGCGAACCGGCGGTGCTGATCGCCGCCACGGCCGGGGAGCTGGACCTGCTGCTGTGGAACCGGCTGACGGTGGCGGAGGTCAGCATCACCGGTGACCGGGAACTGGCCCTGATGTTCGTGAACTGGGTCGACTTCAGCTGAGGTCAGGGCCCGCCGATGTACTCCCGGTACCCGCCAAGCTCGGCCTCGGTCTTGCTCTGCGGGCGATCGTTGGCCGGGCCGCCCGACGGGCTCACGGCCGGGCGCGCGCCACGGCGGATGAGTGCGATGGCCAGCAGCGCGATACCGCCGAAGGCCCCGATGCCCAGCACGATGAACTCGCTCATGCCCCCACTGTCCCACCTCGGTTCGCCGTTGTGGACTCTACCGGCCGGATTTCCGGGGCGGCGCCGGGTCGACGGGGGCGGCCGGGGACGTGAGGATGGGGTGGTCTGGTCGCCGGAGTCGCGGAGGTGTCGTGGTGCCTGGGGTTGCTAGTTACGCCTCCGGGGTTTCGGAAGTCCCGCTGCTGGGCGACACCATCGGCGACAACTTCGACGCCACCGTGGCCCGCTTCGGCGACCGGGACGCGCTGGTGGAGCGGGTCACCGGGCGGCGCTGGAGCTACCGCGAGCTGGCCGCCGACGTCGAGGCGGTGGCGCTGGGCCTGCTCGGGCTCGGCGTGGCCAAGGGCGACCGGGTCGGGATCTGGGCGCCGAACTGCGCCGAGTGGGTGCTGGTGCAGTACGCCACGGCCAAGATCGGCGCGGTGCTGGTGAACATCAACCCGGCCTACCGGGTGCACGAGCTGGAGTTCGTGCTCAACCAGTCCGGGGTGCGCACCCTGGTGGCGGCCGCGGCGTTCAAGACCTCCGACTACGCCGGGATGATCGAGCAGGTCCGGCCGGACTGCCCCGGCCTGCTCGACGTGCTGCTGCTGGGCGGGGCGGACTGGGACGCGCTGGTCGCGGCCGGGCGGGAGGGCGATCCGGCCGGGCTGGCCGCGGTGCAGGGCGGGCTGTCCGCGGACGATCCGATCAACATCCAGTACACCTCGGGCACCACCGGCTTCCCCAAGGGCGCGACCCTCTCGCACCACAACATCCTCAACAACGGCTTCTTCGTCGGCGAGCTGTGCGGGTACACCGAGATCGACCGGGTCTGCCTGCCGGTGCCCTTCTACCACTGCTTCGGCATGGTGATGGGCAACCTGGGCGCCACCTCGCACGGGGCCTGCGTGGTGATCCCGGCACCCGCCTTCGAGCCCAAGGCCACCCTGGCCGCGGTGCAGGAGGAGCGGTGCACCTCGCTGTACGGGGTGCCGACCATGTTCATCGCCGAACTCGCCGACGAGGACTTCGACGGCTACGACCTCAGCAGCCTGCGCACCGGGATCATGGCCGGGTCACCGTGTCCGGTGGAGGTGATGAAGCAGGTCATCGAGCGGATGGGCATGCGCGAGGTGACCATCTGCTACGGCATGACCGAGACCTCCCCGGTGTCCACCCAGACCAGGGCCGATGACTCCATCGAACGCCGGGTGGCCACCGTGGGCCGGGTGCACCCGCACGTCGAGGTCAAGATCGTGGACCCGGAGACCGGCCTGACCGTGCCTCGCGGCAACCCCGGTGAGCTGTGCACCCGCGGTTACTCGGTGATGCTCGGTTACTGGGCGCAGCCGGACAAGACCGCCGAGGCGATCGACCCGGCACGCTGGATGCACACCGGCGATCTGGCGGTGATGGACGCCGACGGGTACGTCTCGATCACCGGGCGGATCAAGGACATGGTGATCCGCGGCGGCGAGAACATCTATCCCAGGGAGATCGAGGAATTCCTCTACACCCACCCGGATGTCCTTGACGCACAGGTGATCGGGGTGCCCGACGCCAAGTACGGCGAGGAACTCATGGCCTGGGTGCGGTTGCGGCCCGGCGCGGAAACCCTGACCGCACAGGCGGTCCGGGAGTTCTGCACCGGGCGGCTCGCGCACTACAAGATCCCGCGCTACCTGCACGTGGTGGACGAGTTCCCGATGACGGTCACCGGCAAGATCCGCAAGGTGGAGATGCGGGAGAAGTCGGTGGAGTTGTTGGGGCGTAACGACTAGAGCGCGAACACGTCCCCGGTCATGCCGCGCAGCACGCAGCCGTTGCCGTAGGTCTTCTGATAGGCCAGCGGCTGGCCCTGCCAGATTCCCTTGAGCGTCACCGTGACCGGCCGGTAGTCCATGGTGCACACCTGGGAATCCGGGTCACCGGCCAGGTTCGCCACCTGGCCATGGGCGGCGACCAGTTGCGCGCACGCCTTGGCCCGCTGCTGGTGCGTGCCGCCGGTCGGCTCGCAGGTGAGCGTGGCGACCTTGCCGGGTGGGGTGCCGGTCTCGCCGTCGGCGGTGGTCGCGGTCAGCACGGTTTCCTGGCTGACCGCGGCGGCCGGTCCGGCCCCGAGCAGGACAACCGCCAGCACGGAGAACGCCAGCGTCAGTACACGTTGAGCAGCCATGCTTCCGGCATACCCCTAGATCAAACCTACCGGCCGGTTCTTCACCACTTGGCGCGGCCAGGTTCACTCAGACGAGCAACTGTCCCTTGAGGACGGTCACAGCGCGTCCGGACAGGCTGACCCGGTTGCCGCGCAAGGTCATCCGCACGATCCCGCCGCGTGGCGAGGCCTGTTCCGCGGTCAGCGGGCCGTCGCCGAGCCGGGGCGCCCACCAGCTGGCCAGGGTGCAGTGCGCGGAGCCGGTCACCGGGTCCTCCGGGATGCCGAAGACCGGGTAGAAGCAGCGGCTGACCACGTCCAGGCCCGGCCGGTCGCCGGGCGCGGTGACGATCACGCCGCGGTTCGGGATGCGGCCGATCGCGGCCAGGTCGGGCACGAGCGCACGGACTTCGGCGGCCGAGGCCACCTCGACCAGGATGTCGCTGACCGCCTGCGCGGTGGCCAGGATGGTCACCCCTGGCAGCCCGGCCAGCAGGTCGGGGCCGGGTTCGATCGGCTGCGGCTGGTCGGCCGGGAAGTCCATGGTGATCGAACCGTCCTCGGCAGGCGTGCAGCTCAGCTCGCCGCTGCGGGTGCTGAACCGCTGCGCGCCGCCGAGCACGTGCGCGGTGGCCAGGGTGGCGTGCCCGCACAGGTCGACCTCGGTGGTGGGGGTGAACCAGCGCAACGGTTTCGCGCCCTGCGCCGTGGGATCGACGAAGGCGGTCTCCGCGTGCTTCATCTCCGCGGCCACCGACTGCATCCATTCGGCGGAACGCGGTTCCGTCAGAAGCACCACCCCGGCCGGGTTTCCCCCGAAGGCGGTGTCGGTGAAGGCGTCCACCACAAAGATCTCCACGACCGCCAACGTACCGGGTAGCGTCCGGGCATGTGACCGAGAATCTGCGCTGGGGCGTGGTGGCCACCGGCGGCATCGCGTCCACGGTGACCGCGGATCTGTTGCTGGTGCCGGGGATCGAGGTGCACGCGGTGTCCTCCCGGTCCCTGGAGCGGGCCAGGGAGTTCGCCGCTGGCTTCGGCATCCCCCAGGCCTACGGCGACTACCGCGAGCTGCTGGCCGATCCGGATGTGGACGTGGTGTACGTGGCCACCCCGCACAGCGAGCACCACGAGGTGGCCTCGG contains:
- a CDS encoding MarR family winged helix-turn-helix transcriptional regulator; the encoded protein is MSSESATTTEGRSAAAVTLGELGRELSAVTLAFHAAAAERMGLSGTDHKCLDLAMHSPGPLTAGRIAELSGLSTGAVTGVIDRLERGGFVRRVRDPHDRRKVLVEVTTCNEGRYDHIFHGLIEGVTEIVGRYRPEEVEVIVRYTRDSIDLMRAQIARLHNLS
- a CDS encoding HAD-IIA family hydrolase, whose amino-acid sequence is MDMDGVLVHEEHLIPGADEFLAELRAHDIGFLVLTNNSIYTPRDLRARLQRTGLDVPEAAIWTSALATAKFLDSQRPNGSAYVIGEAGLTTALHSIGYVLTDRDPDYVVLGETRTYSFEAITKAIRLVEAGARFIATNPDETGPSREGVLPATGSVAALIERATGRAPYFVGKPNPLMMRSALRSIGAHSERALMIGDRMDTDVRSGLEAGLHTILVLSGISTVDTADRFPFRPTRVIDSIADLVGNANNPFPDGV
- a CDS encoding maleylpyruvate isomerase family mycothiol-dependent enzyme, giving the protein MTSELTMIDYPAVAAAQIAAITAAVRRPDVLDLPVPSCPGWTVTELLTHAGEVCVWWTHALAEGGLEPEEEVVQAMATPGADLLGWWEARSAALVEVLRTTSPEAVAWCWWRDEERAPVAEVAGWVAHELLTHRWDAENAVGTAAPVPAELGVAGIAEFALRMLPAQEASWAESTGLIRLHATDLDRTWDFRADQDGPRLLAEPGGEPAVLIAATAGELDLLLWNRLTVAEVSITGDRELALMFVNWVDFS
- a CDS encoding AMP-binding protein, which gives rise to MPGVASYASGVSEVPLLGDTIGDNFDATVARFGDRDALVERVTGRRWSYRELAADVEAVALGLLGLGVAKGDRVGIWAPNCAEWVLVQYATAKIGAVLVNINPAYRVHELEFVLNQSGVRTLVAAAAFKTSDYAGMIEQVRPDCPGLLDVLLLGGADWDALVAAGREGDPAGLAAVQGGLSADDPINIQYTSGTTGFPKGATLSHHNILNNGFFVGELCGYTEIDRVCLPVPFYHCFGMVMGNLGATSHGACVVIPAPAFEPKATLAAVQEERCTSLYGVPTMFIAELADEDFDGYDLSSLRTGIMAGSPCPVEVMKQVIERMGMREVTICYGMTETSPVSTQTRADDSIERRVATVGRVHPHVEVKIVDPETGLTVPRGNPGELCTRGYSVMLGYWAQPDKTAEAIDPARWMHTGDLAVMDADGYVSITGRIKDMVIRGGENIYPREIEEFLYTHPDVLDAQVIGVPDAKYGEELMAWVRLRPGAETLTAQAVREFCTGRLAHYKIPRYLHVVDEFPMTVTGKIRKVEMREKSVELLGRND
- a CDS encoding SSI family serine proteinase inhibitor — its product is MAAQRVLTLAFSVLAVVLLGAGPAAAVSQETVLTATTADGETGTPPGKVATLTCEPTGGTHQQRAKACAQLVAAHGQVANLAGDPDSQVCTMDYRPVTVTLKGIWQGQPLAYQKTYGNGCVLRGMTGDVFAL
- a CDS encoding PhzF family phenazine biosynthesis protein; this translates as MEIFVVDAFTDTAFGGNPAGVVLLTEPRSAEWMQSVAAEMKHAETAFVDPTAQGAKPLRWFTPTTEVDLCGHATLATAHVLGGAQRFSTRSGELSCTPAEDGSITMDFPADQPQPIEPGPDLLAGLPGVTILATAQAVSDILVEVASAAEVRALVPDLAAIGRIPNRGVIVTAPGDRPGLDVVSRCFYPVFGIPEDPVTGSAHCTLASWWAPRLGDGPLTAEQASPRGGIVRMTLRGNRVSLSGRAVTVLKGQLLV